In Camelina sativa cultivar DH55 chromosome 16, Cs, whole genome shotgun sequence, a single window of DNA contains:
- the LOC104753287 gene encoding putative F-box protein At2g33190 gives MSRDDNGWSKLYPDLLRPIFESLSCLDFHRARTVCSNWYAVSQTCPLYPWRIVFRGKNSVLFDPLQDKIYTKNLLGIDLSKIHCLASYGNWILVVDPRLDFHLLNVFTRESIKLPSLESSLRGDRPFRFIRNDEFGYFLELYGTKFLLTWNDFRFEKPAILWVNGRTGDYVVAWTIKQFYIVSYKKIGNDDDDDDDDDDKRWSITCTQCEDMAYKDYKLYVYTFDHYINILDFSGDCPKETKEVNPYLSHPFRFVDTIYKLRLAVTREGEVLIVLSLEVLDDTKFSIFKLNLEIGDWERVESLGDEMLIFGHGVTIRAPVKDISGGGIKSDSICFLDDDHLFDNTMKRQPVCGVFDLATSTITWHTRLEDLSSKICWFVPGYAN, from the coding sequence ATGTCTAGAGATGATAATGGTTGGTCAAAGCTTTATCCTGATCTTTTGCGACCGATCTTCGAAAGCTTAAGTTGCTTAGATTTTCATCGAGCAAGAACAGTTTGCTCAAACTGGTATGCCGTATCTCAGACATGTCCTCTGTATCCATGGCGAATCGTATTCCGAGGTAAGAACTCTGTCTTGTTTGATCCATTACAAGACAAGATCTACACAAAAAATCTTCTAGGAATCGACTTATCCAAAATCCATTGTCTCGCTAGTTACGGGAATTGGATACTAGTCGTAGATCCTCGTCTAGATTTCCACCTTTTGAACGTGTTTACTCGCGAGAGTATCAAACTCCCTTCATTAGAATCATCGCTTCGTGGTGATCGTCCTTTTAGATTCATACGAAATGACGAGTTTGGATACTTCCTTGAGCTCTACGGCACCAAGTTTCTCTTGACATGGAACGATTTTAGGTTTGAAAAACCGGCTATTCTGTGGGTAAACGGGAGGACTGGAGATTACGTCGTTGCTTGGACTATCAAACAGTTCTATATCGTCTCATACAAGAAAATaggaaatgatgatgatgatgatgatgatgatgatgataagcgATGGAGTATCACATGCACACAGTGTGAGGACATGGCTTATAAAGATTACAAGCTTTATGTCTATACCTTTGATCATTACATCAACATTCTTGATTTTTCTGGAGATTGCCCTAAAGAAACCAAGGAAGTAAACCCTTATCTTAGTCATCCTTTTCGCTTCGTAGATACGATCTATAAGTTGAGACTTGCGGTCACAAGAGAAGGAGAGGTTTTAATCGTTCTGAGTTTAGAAGTGTTAGATGATACAAAGTTTAGCATCTTCAAGCTGAATCTTGAGATTGGCGATTGGGAAAGAGTAGAGTCTTTGGGAGATGAAATGTTGATTTTTGGTCATGGGGTCACAATAAGAGCACCGGTCAAGGATATTAGTGGCGGAGGAATCAAGAGTGATTCAATCTGTTTCCTTGATGATGACCATTTGTTTGATAACACAATGAAGAGACAACCAGTTTGCGGTGTGTTCGATCTTGCCACAAGTACAATCACATGGCATACAAGATTAGAAGATCTGTCTTCCAAAATTTGCTGGTTTGTTCCAGGATATGCTAATTAG
- the LOC104749555 gene encoding uncharacterized protein LOC104749555 translates to MGLVALPINHRTAPPHFQPHKTVNSVSYCIGLALRFRNVSMRKPVYLGMILSEKSRARTLTTAEAVSGGGVSLPPLDLTEDNIHLVLSEARIELAQLFDSSVGITGQVELVELDGPFVKISLRGKFWHTRAMVLARIGNYMKQRIPEILEVEIEDEKQLDDSPANF, encoded by the exons ATGGGACTGGTGGCCCTTCCGATCAACCACCGTACGGCTCCGCCGCATTTTCAACCACACAAAACCGTGAATTCAGTATCTTACTGCATCGGACTTGCTCTACGGTTCAGAAATGTTAGTATGAGGAAGCCTGTGTATTTGGGAATGATCTTATCGGAGAAATCAAGAGCAAGAACACTAACGACGGCGGAAGCAGTTTCCGGCGGCGGAGTTTCGCTTCCTCCACTGGATTTGACGGAGGATAATATCCATCTGGTACTATCCGAAGCTCGCATCGAG CTTGCACAACTGTTCGACTCATCGGTTGGGATAACGGGACAAGTAGAGTTAGTGGAACTAGACGGACCATTCGTAAAGATAAGTTTAAGAGGCAAGTTTTGGCACACACGTGCAATGGTTCTAGCTCGGATTGGTAACTACATGAAACAGAGGATCCCTGAGATTTTGGAGGTTGAGATTGAAGATGAGAAGCAACTCGATGACAGTCCTGCGAATTTCTAA